GTGGCAGAAATCATGGGCGATCTATTCTAAGATGTATGCAGCTATCGTTTTAATTTGTCTTATTTTCACAGCAGTTACCTTTATACTGAATGTGATCAAGAGAATAGTGCTTCGCTGGCAGGAAGGAGTTGTGAAATAAGATGGCATCAGTGGATGAGAAGCAGGGACACGGGCGTGTCCTGGAGTTTGACAAAGTAACAAAGAGTTTTGCAAAGACAGACAGTAATGAGATCACACATGCGCTGGCAGAGGTGAATCTGACGATCCAGCCAGGTGAGTTTGTCAGTATTGTTGGAACAAGTGGATGTGGAAAATCAACGATTTTACGATTGATCGCAGGACTGATCAGACCGACTACCGGTGAGATCAGACTTGGTGGAAAACCGATTGATGGAGCCGGACCGGATCGTGGAATGGTATTCCAGAAAGCAACATTGTTTCCATGGCTTACGGTAGAGAAGAATGTGTCCTTCAGCTTGCGTATGCAGAAAAAGCAGGATAAAGAACTGGTAGAGCATATGCTGAAAATGGTAGGACTTGAAGATTTCCGGAAAGATTATCCACATCAGCTCTCCGGAGGTATGGCGCAGAGAGTGGCGCTGGTAAGATCGCTGATCAATCATCCGGATATTCTGCTTTTGGACGAGCCTCTTGGCGCGCTGGATGCATTTACCAGAATGAATATGCAGGATGAGATCCTGAACATCTGGAGAGAGCAGAAACAGACGGTCGTCATGGTTACACATGATGTGGAAGAAGCAATCTATATGGGAACAAGAGTTCTGGTTATGGAACCAAGACCGGGACGTGTAAAGGCAGATATACCGATTGAACTGGCTGAACCAAAGCAGAGAGACAGCGAAGAGTTCCAGGCATATCGGAACAGGATCCTGAAGATGCTCGATCTGAAGCATCATACAGATCATTAAATGGATATTTATTGAAAGATAAATATAAAAGCAACAAAGTAAAAACACGAAGAGGAGAAAAGAATTATGAAAAAAAGATTGTTTGCAACGTTACTTGCATGCGCAATGACCGTATCACTGGTTGCATGTGGCGGTTCATCAAGCTCATCAGAAAAGAAGGAAGACACAAGTGATTCCAAAAAACAGGAAGCTTCTACAGAGGAAGAAGTGACTGATATCACAAAAATGTCAGATGATGAAATTAAAGAAGCAATGAAAAAAGAACCGGCATGGGGAACAACCATCACAGCAGAATATGATGGTGGTGACTGTACATCAGGACCTAGCATGGCAAAAGCACTTGGATACTATGATAATTGGGGATTAGATGTTCAGATCGCAGCTGGTACTGAAATCACAGAAGCACTTGGAACCGGAAAAGCACAGTTTGGAGCACATCATATTGCACATATGTTAGTTCCAATCACAAATGGAATGGACATTGTATTTACAGGAAGTGCGCAGACAGGATGCAAATCTTTATATGTACTTGCTGATTCAGGAATCGAATCAACAAAAGATCTGGAAGGAACAACTATTGGTATGGACAGCCCGATCGGTGGATCTTCACATAACATGATCATCCGTTTCTTCCTTGCAGACGGACTGAAACAGGATGCAGCAACATGTGTACAGGTTGAATCAAGTGCAGCAATCCAGTCTCTTCAGTCAGGTGATATCAAAGCTTGCCTTCTGAGTGACCGTTTTGCAAAGAAATTCGTAGATGACGGAACATTAAAAGTTCTTCGTTCTATCACATGGGATGATGATTTCAAAGATGAAACATGCTGCGTAATGGCTATGAGCGGAAAATTCGTAAAAGAAAATCCGGTAATCTCTCAGGTACTTACAAAATGTGTAATGGATGCATATATGTACATTGCAGAAAACAAAGACGAAGCTGCACAGATCATGCTTGATGAGGGTATGGTATCTGGTGACATCGAGCTTACAAAATACATGCTTGACCAGCAGAACTGGGCAGTATCCAATGCTGATACAAAGAAAACAATTGAAGCTGTTGCAAAGGACTACATTGATGCAGGAATCATCAGCTCTGACTGGACTGTAGATAAAGTCGTAGAGACAGCATGGCAGCCACTTGCTGAAAAAGTAAGCACAAAATAATCAGACGCATAAATGAATGAGGTGAGGAGCTTTGAACTCTGTGATGAGTGGAAGCTCCTCTTTTGTCTTGTATATTAGGAAAGTGCCAAGGCACATTCTTTCTTATAATTGGAAAATTACGGGGTTTTTCCAGATAAAATGTAAAAAAGGAAGGAAAGAAAAATGGAACAGAAAACGTTGACTGTACCTGGACTTGCAGTCAGAAATCTGCGGCATCGAAGAGTCAGGACGATGTTTCTGGCAGCACTGGTGCTGATTTTATCAGCAGCGCTGTTTACCAGCAGAGTATTGACAGAAAGTATGAAAACTTGTATTGATAAGACAGTAGATCGGATTGGGGCGGACGTGATCGTAGCACCGGGAGAATATGAATCAGATTTAAGCGATTCTCTATTTTCGGGAGGGTTGTGCAGTTTCTATTTTGAAAAGTCTTTGATGGATCAGGTGCAAAAGACGGATGGAATTGACAAAATTTCTCCACAGCTCTACATTGCATCACTAGATGCGGCATGTTGTTCAGTTCCGGTACAAATTGTTGCTTTTGAACCGGAAAGTGATTTTATTGTACAGCCGTGGATGTCCGGAAGTAATGTGAGCGAATTGAAAAAGGGTCAGACTGTTGTTGGAAGCAAGATTACGGCAAAAGCGGGAGATAAAATTTCTTTCTTTGGACAGGAATATGAGGTTGCAGGAAAACTCGAAGAAACAGGAACCAGTTATGATAACTGCGCATTCATGAATTTTGAGACGGCATATACATTATTTGACAGTTTTCAGATCAAGTATGTGACAGATCTTACAGAACCGCAGAAATATGTTTCCCTTCTGACGATTCGGACGAAAGACGGAGCAGATCCGAAAGAAGTGGCGAATACGATCAACACAAAGATGAGAGATTCCGGGCTGAAAGCTTATACGGCAAAAGCAATGTCCGGAAAAGTTTCAGATACACTGGAACAGATGCAGTCTTACAGCGCGCTTCTGATCGGACTGTTGTTTTTAATGGCAGTCCTGGCACTGATCTGTATTTTTAACATTACTGTGAATGAACGTTTGAAGGAGTTTGGGGTACTACTTTCTATTGGTGCACGAAAAAGCCAGATTTTCCAGATGCTTCTTCTGGAAGCAGGAATG
The sequence above is drawn from the Coprococcus comes ATCC 27758 genome and encodes:
- a CDS encoding ABC transporter ATP-binding protein → MASVDEKQGHGRVLEFDKVTKSFAKTDSNEITHALAEVNLTIQPGEFVSIVGTSGCGKSTILRLIAGLIRPTTGEIRLGGKPIDGAGPDRGMVFQKATLFPWLTVEKNVSFSLRMQKKQDKELVEHMLKMVGLEDFRKDYPHQLSGGMAQRVALVRSLINHPDILLLDEPLGALDAFTRMNMQDEILNIWREQKQTVVMVTHDVEEAIYMGTRVLVMEPRPGRVKADIPIELAEPKQRDSEEFQAYRNRILKMLDLKHHTDH
- a CDS encoding ABC transporter substrate-binding protein translates to MKKRLFATLLACAMTVSLVACGGSSSSSEKKEDTSDSKKQEASTEEEVTDITKMSDDEIKEAMKKEPAWGTTITAEYDGGDCTSGPSMAKALGYYDNWGLDVQIAAGTEITEALGTGKAQFGAHHIAHMLVPITNGMDIVFTGSAQTGCKSLYVLADSGIESTKDLEGTTIGMDSPIGGSSHNMIIRFFLADGLKQDAATCVQVESSAAIQSLQSGDIKACLLSDRFAKKFVDDGTLKVLRSITWDDDFKDETCCVMAMSGKFVKENPVISQVLTKCVMDAYMYIAENKDEAAQIMLDEGMVSGDIELTKYMLDQQNWAVSNADTKKTIEAVAKDYIDAGIISSDWTVDKVVETAWQPLAEKVSTK
- a CDS encoding ABC transporter permease; amino-acid sequence: MEQKTLTVPGLAVRNLRHRRVRTMFLAALVLILSAALFTSRVLTESMKTCIDKTVDRIGADVIVAPGEYESDLSDSLFSGGLCSFYFEKSLMDQVQKTDGIDKISPQLYIASLDAACCSVPVQIVAFEPESDFIVQPWMSGSNVSELKKGQTVVGSKITAKAGDKISFFGQEYEVAGKLEETGTSYDNCAFMNFETAYTLFDSFQIKYVTDLTEPQKYVSLLTIRTKDGADPKEVANTINTKMRDSGLKAYTAKAMSGKVSDTLEQMQSYSALLIGLLFLMAVLALICIFNITVNERLKEFGVLLSIGARKSQIFQMLLLEAGMIGVLGGFLGVVLSGGGILLFKDVIMESMNMPYLNVNVSQYVILALQSLGLAVGVSLLATLYAAVRANRMEPYKLIQEVES